The nucleotide window ACAATAAGGCTTTTCGCCTATTTGAACAAAATAGTCCCATCTTTTATTCATACATACCTCACATAAGGGAGTGCTTAGAATGGAGAAACAACAAGTCAGCCCTCTATACCAAGTGTCTTTCACTTGTCCTAATTGTACCTATAATTTCATGTCAAGTAAAGTTCGGACCAGCTTTATCAAAACGCAAAAGACAGATACTGATTTCTGTATCCATTATGCGGGTGTGAATCCTGATTTCTATCTTGTCCGTGTGTGCCCATGTTGCGGGTTTTCTTTTACAGACAATTTCAAAGCTAGGTTTACTCCAGTAGTTCAGCAGCGAATCGAAAATTTGATTACGAAGAAATGGAATCATAAGGATTACAGGGGAGAAAGAAGCCTACAAGACGCACTTACTGTATACAAAATCGCTCTATTATGTGCGCAACTCTTAGATGAAAGCGATGTGGTAATTGGCGGCTTATGCTTCAAAATCGCTTGTTTCTACCGCTTTCAAGAAGATACGGAACAAGAATTGCGTTTCTTGCAAAATGCCCTCGATTGTTACATGGAGTTCTTCCAAAACGAATCGAATGTGCAGGTTGATGAAGCGAAGATGATCTATCTCATGGCTGAGCTACAGAGGCGACTCGGCGATTATCGCGGTGCTATCAAGTGGTTCGATAGAGTCATTAAAGATAAATCGATTACAAATATTGCGATTATTAAGAAAGCCCGTGAACAATGGCAGGTTGCCAAGGAGCAGTTAAAAGAATTAGAAACAACAAGTCATCCAAATGTAGATTCTGCAACATAAGTACTGATAATTCTACAACATGAGGACTGAAAATCTATATTATAAGTACTGAAAAAGGAGCCTAGTGGCTCCTTTTCTAATCTCATTGACTTAAATTTAGAATTAAAACTCAAACTAAAATTCAAATTCTACATCTGTTAAACGGCATCTAATTTCTTCGATTACCTTCTTCTCCGCTGCTTCACCTTTTGCTTGGAATGTTACTGAGAAACGGATGAAGTTACCTGCGTCATCCCAAGGTACAGTAGAGATCAACTTTTCCGTAATTAAATACTGGCAGAATTCTTCTGCAGATGCAAAGCTTCTTCCACCTTTAATGCCCTTTGGAATTGCTACATATAAGTAGAAAGAACCTTTCGGCTTTTTCACTTGGAATCCGATTTCGTTTAGTACATCTACTAACATATTATGACGACGAGAGTATTTCTCGGAAATCTTTTCTGTGATTTCTGGGTTTTGCAATCCATACATGGCCGCCTTTTGGATTGGAATAAACTGCCCAGAATCATTATTATCCTTTACCGTCGCGAATGCTTTTACTACCAGTTCATTACCAGCAACAAAAGCCATACGCCATCCTGTCATATTGTACGCCTTCGATAAAGAATGAATTTCTACTCCTACTTCTTTCGCACCTTCTACCGATAAGAAACTCAGTGGTTTTTCACCATCGAATGTTAATGCCGCGTATGCCGAGTCAGAAATTACGATAATATCGTTTGCTTTCGCAAATTGTACGATCTTCTCATAGAATTCCTTGGTAGCGCTTGCACCTGTAGGGTTGTTCGGATAGTTAATATATAGTAGCTTTGCGCGTTTTTTCTGATCTTCTGTCAATGAATCGATGTCTGGTAAGAAGTTATTCTCAGCAGTTAATGGCAGGTTCACAACTTCTCCACCTAACCATTTCGTATGTGTTCCCATCACTGGATAACCAGGAACTGTCATAATTGTAATGTCACCTGGATTGATAAATGCAGCTGGCATCATAGCTAGGGCCGGCTTAGAACCAATCGCGTGGTTAACTTCCTTCTCTGGATCGATACCTGTCACACCAAACACCTTTTCAAGGTATTGTGCTGCAGCTACTTTAAACTCTGCTACACCATTATCAGCATACCCTCTGTTCTCAGGCTTTGCTGCTTCTTCTGCAAGCGTTCTAACGATTCCTTCGTCAGCCATTTCGTCAGGTTCGCCAACACCCATATCAATCAGTTCTACATCAGGATGAGCTTTCTTCGCTGCTGCTTTCGCACGCTTAATTTTCTCAAACTTATAAAGAACTGTATCCTTACCAAATTGATTACCACCAATACGATCTGCAAACAGTTGTTGAATGAAGCTATCAGACATCATATTACCTCCTAAAATATTTTAAAATAATTCTATGTAATTTTTCATACTCATTATCATACCTAAAACTTGTACAATTCGTAAAGTGATTTGAAGACATTTGCAAAATTTTACGTAAATCTTCTTTAATTTGTTCTTTTTCTAACATTTGTATGTGTAAAGAAGATTGTACGTATAATGAAGATTGTACGTATAAAAAAAACACCATGTAGGTGTTTATCTCATAATTCTCTTTCTTTATATTTCTTTATATTTCTTTATATTTCTTTCTCCCATTCACGAAGAATTGCTTCTGCACGTTGAAGAATCTCTGGCATAGACTGCGCGATTGGATCCGATAATTCTGTTCCCCATTCTAGTGAACCTGGCTGAACACCTAAGAGAATTAGTTTTTCCGGATACATGCCACGGAATTTCGCTAATCCGAGTAGCTCTTGTAGGGTCCCTTGATGTGTAGAAAGTCTTATTCCAGTATATAGAGGTACTTCATCATCTTCGATTTGTACAATTGTTCCTGGTTCTTCATCGGCATTTATCGCATCAATGATTAATAGCTTGTCTGCACGCTCAATAAACTCTAATAATTTCAGTCCATCGCAAGCTCCGTCTATTAGTTCAATCGATTCGTGCCAATTTTGCTCCATCAGTTGATAGATTGCCTTGACTCCTAATCCCTCATCTGTACAAAGAGTATTGCCTATCCCCATTGCTATAATATTTGTCATAATTCACCTCTACGTTTACCTATTCTACTCATTTCCAACGCCTATAACAATAACCATATCATGGTAGCATAAATCTCCCATTTCTGCAAATGGGAGATTCACGTTTACTTCGTATAGTACTTATACTATTAATTTGACTACTAAACTTTACTTATGGTCCGCATCGTGTGTTTCTTCTGTCTTGTATCCTGTGATAATAGAAGAAGTCGCGCCACTCTTGCTTAAGAAGTCATGTCTTAATGCAGTATACAAGTGAGCTACTATGAATAGTACGAATGACCATGCTAACATATGGTGCAGAACTCTAGTATTGACTGAGTTACTCATCATACTAGCAAACCAAGACGTAATATCATATAAAAAGCCCGTTGTATAAATTTCGGCCTGCATCGTTAACCCTGTCAAGATAATGAAGAACGAACCAACCCAGATAAAGAATAGATAACTAATCTCTGCTAACGGATTGTGACCAGTGAAGTGCGGCTCTTCCTTCTTAATAAATAAGTAGAATAGAATCACATCTTTAAGGCCGATCCACCATTCCTTTTTCCAAAACTTAATCTTCGCATACTGATTCCCCGCAAAGAACCAATAGAATCGGAACAGTAAGTTCGCGATAAACACATATGCTGTTACAAAATGTACGAATCGTGCAGTACCCATCACAAAATAATCATTGGCTTCAGTTCCTGGAGCATGAAGAAACGGGTTGTAGATGAAGTATCCTGTTGCCAGTAATACTACGATACATAACGCGTTCACCCAGTGGAAAAATCGAACTGGTAGCTCCCAGACGTATACATCCTTTTTTAATCCATTGTTTGTCATTTGCAACCACTCCTAACGTATAACATTAACTTGAGTGATTTCGCGCTTCTCTTTATCAACTAAGTGAACTGCACATGCTAAGCATGGGTCAAATGAGTGGATTGTACGGATAACTTCTAATGGTTGATGTGGATCTGCCATAGGAGTTCCGATTAGTGCTGCTTCATACGCACCACGCGCACCGTTTAAGTCTCTTGGTGAAGCATTCCATGTAGATGGAACTACCGCTTGATAGTTCTTAATCTTCTGATCTTCTATTACGATGTAATGAGCTAAACCACCACGAGGAGCCTCAGTCCAACCTACCCCTTGTAATGTCTTGCCAGCTCTATGCCATGTGCTAGGATCGAACTTCGTCTTATCAAACGTAACTGTATCTCCAGCCTTAATATTTGCAACTAAAGCATTGAAGGTATCTTTCAAACGATTGACTAACAGCTTCGTCTCTAAACCACGAGCAGCCGTTCTACCTAATGTAGACATAAGTGCTGTTAATGGAACATCGAGAGTACCTGCTGCCCAATCTGTAACTTCCTTAACTTCCTTAACGCCCTTCGCATATCCTACTAAAATACGCGCTAAAGGCCCTACTTCTACTGCATGACCCTTCCAACGAGGAGCCTTATTCCAAGTATAAGGCCTTGTCATATCTAATTCCTTGTATGACTTAGGACCAGTGTAATCGAATGTTGTCTCTCCAGCCCATGGGTGTTTACCAACGCCCGGCTTATCATCAGAGTACTTCAACCATGTAAAGTCAACAAACTCTTGTATATGCTCAGGATCGGTTAAACTTACCTCGTGAACCGTTGAAAGGTCACCATTTAAGATTACTCCACTTGGGAATAGGTAGGAATCTGTATCACGGATGTCTTTACCTGGTGCAGCGAAATCACCAAATGTCATGTAGTTTCCAATTCCCTTACCATATGTCCAATCCTTGTAGAAGGATGCAATCGCCATAAGGTCAGGAATGTACATTTGCTCAACCACTTGAATCGCTTTGTTAATTAAGCGTTCTACTTGGTTTAACTTCTCTGTGTTAATTGCGTTGTCGCTATTGATATCAATCGCGCTCGCAACACCACCAACTACATAGTGTGGATGCGGGTTCTTACCACCGAAAATCGTGTGAATCTTAACAATATCCTTCTGCCACTCAAGCGCCTCTAAGTAGTGCGTTACAGCAAGTAAGTTTACTGCCGATGGTAATTTGTATGCTGGGTGACCCCAATATGCATTTGAGAAGATACCTAATTGTCCGCTTTCTACGAAAGACTTTAGACGATTCTGTACATCACGGAAATACCCTGGAGAAGAATTCGGCCAGCTAGAAATGCTTTGCGCAATTTGGCTAGTTTCGTTCGGATCAGCGCTTAACGCACTTACCACGTCAACCCAGTCTAACGCATGTAAATGATAGAAGTGAACCACATGGTCATGAACATATTGCGTTAAGTTCATGATATCACGGATTAAGCTTGCATTCTTAGGAATACGAATATCTAACGCATCTTCCACAGCACGAAGAGATGCTAATGCGTGAACTGTTGTACAAACACCACAGATACGTTGTACATATGCCCAAGCATCACGTGGGTCACGCCCTACAAGGATTTGCTCTAGACCACGAATCATTGTTCCTGAACTAAGGGCATCGCCAATAACATTGTTCTCATTTACATCAATTTCTACACGAAGGTGACCTTCGATTCTTGTAATAGGATCTATGACAACTCTTTGTGACATTATTTACTTACCCCCTTGTTCTGCTGATCAGCTACTGATGTTGTCGTGTCTTTGTCCTTCTTCATCTTCTCCACAACCACTGTAGCAGCAGCATGAACAGCTACCCCTGCAGCAGCAGCTCCTACAACAGCAGCACCTACTTTATCTGGGTTGTAAATGATGTTCGTTCCTGGTACTTGAGCTAATGTTGTAAACATTGGTCCGAAGTCCCAGAAATTATCTTCTGAACATCCAAGACAAGGGTTACCAGATTCAACCGGCCAGCATGTTCCTTCGTTCCACTTCATGTTTGCACAGGAGTTATATGTAACAGGTCCTTTACAGCCCATCTTATATAAGCACCAGCCAAGCTTAGCACCTTCATCATCAAAGCTCTCTACGAACATACCCGCATCGAAGAACGGTCTTCTTTGGCAGTTGTCATGAATACGATGACGATAGAATACCTTTGGACGCTTACGAATATCTAACTCTGGAATACCAAAAGTTAAGATATGTGTGATAACTCCAGCCATAACCTCAGCAATTGGCGGACATCCTGGTACGTTAATTACAGGTTTATTCGTTAACTTGTAAATTGGTGTTGCTTGCGTTGGGTTCGGATGAGCCGCCTGCACGTTACCGAATGCAGCACATGATCCGTAAGCAATAATCGCCATACAATCTTTCTCATACTCACGGAATAACTCAAGCTGGGTCTTACCGTCTACCATACTGTGAATCCCGCCATCTGCTAAAGGTATACTACCTTCACAAGCTAAAATGTACCCACCTTTGTATTTTTCCTTCGTCATATGGGCAGCTTCTCTTGCTTGGTGACCTGCAGCTGCCATTAACGTATCATGGTAGTCTAGTGAAATCATGTCCAAGATTAAGTCTGCTACTACCGGGTGAGCTGTACGGATAAAAGATTCCGAACATCCTGTGCACTCCTGGAAGTGCTTATAAATTACTGGTATTCTTTCTTTGGTCTCCAAAGCTTCTACTACCTTTGGCGTTAATGACGCATCTAATCCCATCATTGCTGTAATTGCTGTGCAAAATTTCAAAAAATCTTTTCTTGAAATTCCCCTTTTTTGCACATACTCGTAAAACGTTTCCTTCAAGATAGACCCCTCCCTTATCACTAGTTAACATAATAATTTCTACTTCCCAAATCACTAATAGTAGCATATTGGTGCTATTATGAAGATATTCTACAGCATCCGCACCTGTACCACAACAGGGTATTTCCCTAGAAATTGGCACAAATTAAGTGAAAACAGCAATATATACCTATTTATCGTCGATTTGCTTGGCATAGCTTATTAGTCATAACAATCCTTTAGTACTATATAGTCATTTTATATAGTACAATATTAAATCTCTTAATATGATATATTTTGTCCCTCTATTAAATATGCATTGCCGCAGATTTTTTTTACTTCTTTTTTCAAAAATGCCGCTCTCTCTCCTACTGAAATGACATCTGCAAATCTACGATTCAGTAAGACTCCAGCAATTGATAAGGAAGATAGTGGATACACACAACTTCTTCCGAGACGGTCGGTGGCAATAATGGCTTGACACTCCCATTCTTGTAGATTGTAATAATATCGTAGAAGCCGTTGGTAGATTCGAATGATGCGCTTACTATACTTCTCTGCCTTATGAAAAGGACATATTATGACAAAATCATCGCCGCCTACATGCCCTATAAAAATGTTATCTTCACCCTTCATGACATGCTTCAAAATTCTACTTATAAGCAGTAAGAATCTATCCCCTTGCTCAAAGCCATAAGTATCGTTATATGCCTTAAAAAAATCAACATCTATATATAAAATGACTCTATGATTCTGTTTTAGTATGATACATTGCTCTATTTCTTTCTCGATAATGATGTTACCTGCTAACCCTGTTAATGGATTTGCATATCGCGCTTGCTCAATTTTTAATTGCGTCAAACTTTCTAATAGGTTTTGTACCGTAATGATGCCTAGATAATTATCACGATCCATCACGATAATAAAATCATATAAACGTTGAGCGTCACGTTTCATGGCAAGGTTTGCTACCAATTCTATTGGTGTCTCTGCCTGTACGGATAAAGGCCTTGTATCCATAATTTCTTCTATTGGTTTGCGATAATACAAGGCGACTCCATATCTAGCAATTAATGTCTTGTAAAGATTCTGACGTAATAGAAAACCTGACGGTTTGCTGTCCTTATCTAGTACTACGATACCTTGCAGCTCACTCTGATTTTCAAATAGTTCTGCCACTTCCTCAATAATCGAGCCTTCCTGAATCGCTGGTACATAGGAAACTAAATCTCTGGCCACCATTCCTCGATCATACCATTGCGCCACCTTTGGACGCTTAGCTAACCCTTGAATCGCTTGGATGCATAGCTTAGATGGTAGCTCTTTAGGAAATGTTGGTTTCCCTATATAGTAGCCCTGGCCTAAATGCACCCCTAATTTCGTCACAACGGCAAGCTCCCGATCCGTTTCTATGCCTTCTGCTATAAGCTGACAGTTAATCTTCTGCGAGAATGTGACGAACGTCTCTAGTAATGCTTTTTTTACAGGATCTTTATCTATACCACGAATAATCGACATATCTAGTTTAATAAAGTCAGGCTTAATTTCCGCTATCGTTTGCAGACTTGAATATCCTGCTCCTGCATCGTCGACAGCAATAAGGTAGCCTTGGCTGCGGTAGTGCTCAATTGTTTTACGGAACGTTTTAAAGTTTTGTATTGCTGTTCGCTCTGTAAGCTCAAACACAATTTGTTGTGGTGATAAATTGTATTTCTTCAACATGGTACGCGTTACACCTTGATGGAATTGCGAGTCTTTAATAACTGAAGGATCGACATTGATAAATAACTTTTGGTTCGGTTTCATCCATCCTATTTTCTGTATAGAAAGCTCCCGTGATGCCGTCTCGAGGGCAAATAAAGAATTGACCCGTTCCGCAAAAGGAAATAGGTCATTGGGAGAGTGAAAAAAACTACTTTGCGGACCACGTGTTAGGGCTTCCCATCCATAATTTTCTCCTGAATCCAGTGACAAGATTGGTTGAAATACGCTTTCTAGGGTCTTATTTTTTAAAATGTGATGAAATTCCTCCATGATTTTTTGGGGCGGATTATAGCACTCTCTTTTTGCAATTTTGTAAGCTTCCTTTAAGGCTTTGTAAAACTGTTTTTCCACATGTTTGGCGGGTGGACTTATGGTTGTATATCCAACATGGATTCCCTTGTAATCTTTAAAATACGATGGTAGATTACTAGAAAATACTTGGGTGATATTCGCATCCAACGACGTTCTGACCTTACATAGTTCTTCTTCTGGTATTCTATTTTTCGTAGCAATTAGTAGTATGAAGTCATCACCCCATAAATTATGAGTGGATATCAGCTTCGAAGTGTCGGGAAGCAGCTTCTTAATCTCTCTGTTAATGATACCTGTAAAAGAATTGAGGAACTCATAGGCGTATTGTTCGCCATAACTCTGTTCCACTTGCTCGAATTGAATCAAATCGAGGTATATGATGTGTATATATTCCTTTCGTTCTAAATGCTTCTTTACTATCCCAACTGTGCTATTTCTATTCGTATATGGTTCAGCCACTATAGGCTGGAACGCTTTTTTCATCAACTCTAACAAAGATTACACCCCCACATATTGCTATCCATATCGTACTTGTTCTAATTCGTTGAATGGTTAAGGGAATGTAAATTTTTCTTTAATTTTTCAAGGATTTCTTCACTACAAGAGAATCATACGCAGTGCGACTAAAAAGATAATCAAGCGTAAAATTGCGAATAGAATTTTAGAATTGAGTCTTTTAGCAATAATTGCACCTATTACACCACCAACATAAGCTCCCGGCGCTAATAATAAGACATAATACCATTGAATATTTCCCAATAAGAAGTGACTGATGGAGCCGAACACTGAGGTTGCCAAAATAACTAGCATGGAGGTGGCAGTGGCGATATGTGGGGGAAAGGAAAATAGCATAATCATCGCTGGAACCATGAGTGCGCCACCACCGATTCCAAATAGACTGGAAAGGAGCCCTACACAGAAGGAAACTCCAAGGGCAAAACTACGGTTAAATTGATATTTATATTCTTTACCCGTGATATCTCGAAAGCGACGACGCGCAGAAGGCGGACCCATGCTTTTGGTATGCTTTTGATCAATGGATAGGAACACTGATATCAGTATCATCAAGATACCAAAGAAAACTGAAAATGCTTGTTCTGAGAAACCTCGTCCAATATAAGCACCGATAACGGCCCCAGGGGCACTAGCAATGATAAACTGACTCGCACTGCGAAAATCAATTCTCCCTTGCTTCGCAAAGGTTGACACCGCAGAAATCGCAATAAATACCATGACAGCTAGGGATGTCCCAGCAGCAGTCTGAGAGGAAATCCCAAAAATATAGATTAAAGCTGGAACAATGATGATTCCGCCCCCAATTCCAGCTATACTTCCTGTAAAGCCAGAAATAAAACCTATGATTGCTAAGACTAACATATCAAACATAACCAAGCTCCTTATATGCTTCGAATCGTTTTGCTAATGTCAACTCCATAAGGGCATACACTTTCACATATCGGTTGTTCTTGACAGTCGTCACAGTCATTACACGTACTTACCTTGCCTTGGCGCGACCTCCATAATTCATTCCCTTGATTGTATGGCGGTTGTAAGTTGCCAAGGTAGTACATCGGAATGATTGCATCAGTAATCTTAATCCCTTTCGGACATTCGCAAGCATTGCAACGCCGGCAACCATGTTGACCCGCTCGTTGTGCCATTTGCAAAAGATAATCGGCTTCTTCTTGTAAAACAGGTTCAGATAATATTTTTAAATTTTCATCAATTTCATGTCTATTCATAAACCCTGGGATTATTACATCCACTGGTTGCGTTAGTAGGTATCTCAGGTGCTGTGGCTGTATAAACCCTCCTGCTAATGGACGCATAGCTACTGTTCCAATGTTCAGTCCCTTTGCAACAGGAATGATATCGGTAGCAGCAAATGGTTGACAAATATTGAGGTGAAACAAGACCGAATCAAATGGAAACTGGGTTACCCACTCAGCCAATTTGTCTGGCCTATGACCAGAGATGGCAATGTAACGAACGTACCCCGCTTCTTTCATTTCTAAAATCGCCTTCATTGCCCCTTGCTCAGACATCACTTGCGTGAATTCTTCATCTCGATTGACGTAATGAACGTGTACAATATCTAAGTAATCCGTATTCAGTTTCTTCAAGCTATCGACTATCTCATTTTTCGCTTGTTGATAATCTCGCTTGTTCGTTTTCGTGGAGATAATCATTTGATCTCTACGCCCTTGAATGACTGGTGCTATTTTCGTTTCACTATCACCATAGGTTTTCGCTGTATCTATATAGTTAATCCCTTGCTCAATGGCATAGGATAATGTATCCGCTGCTTCTTTAGGAGTGAGTTTTGGAAATTGTAGCGTGCCAACCCCTACCTGCGAAGCTTTTAACCCTGTTGAACCAAATGTCTTGTATCGCATGGTTCACCATCCTTTTCATAAGCATAAAGCCAACCACATGACGTAGTTGACTTTATGATAGTTGAAATATAGAAATTATTGATTGTTAGAGAATCAAGGTTATTTTAGTAGTTTTTCGCGTAAATTTGGAAATGCGCTTGTGGATGATCACAAGATGGGCAAACTACTAGCGCTTCTACACCCTTGTGTACGTAGCCACAGTTTCTGCACTGCCACTCAACTTCATTCTCTTTCTTGAATACAGTTCCATTTGTAAGGTTCTCTAATAGTCTTCTAAAGCGCTTCTCATGCTCTTCTTCTACTTCTGCTACTTCATGGAAGAAATCAGCGATTTCTGTAAATCCTTCCGCACGAGCAACCTTTTCGAACTCTGCGTACATTTCTGTCCACTCATAGTTCTCACCTTCAGCAGCAACTTCTAAGTTCTTCTTCGTATCGCCAATACCGCTGAGGAATTTAAAGATTCTCTTCGCATGCTGCTCTTCATGACCAGCAGTTTCTTGGAAGATTGCCATCATTTGTTCATAGCCTTCTTTTTTTGCTTGCTTTGCAAAGAAATCATACTTATTTCTTGCTTGTGATTCGCCAGCAAAAGCAGTCCATAAATTTTTCTCCGTTTGACTACCTTTTAATTCTTTCGCCATATTTTTTACCTCCGTTGATGATTTTATTTTGGTTCTCAAGTTTGTATGTAATCTGTAACATGTATTACTATAGCATAGACTTTACCATTTTAAAAATCGATAAGCAAACAATGATACTCTCGAATATTAGGATATATAAGCAAAAAAAGTAGCTATATTCAAAAATCCTTTGAATATCTACTACTTTTTAGAATTATTCTAAGTTGTACAAAAATGCTCTAAAGTAGCATAGAGATTTAACTCCACATAATAATAAAGATTTATCTCGCTAATTATAGAAATTTATCCCATTGCCATACTAATATGCATATCCATGCTAAAGGCTTATAATTTTCTTAAGGCTTAGAAATGTCATTTAGTGCATTACCAGCTTCATCGATATGATCGCTCTCTAATGCTAAGTCGCCAAGCGCTACCATACCAATTAATTGATCATTGTCGATGACTGGTAGTCTGCGGATTTGATTGGAAGCCATAATATTCGCTGCTTGGCTAATATCCATATCTGGAGTTGCTGTAACCACATTGGTCGTCATGATTTGCCTTACACTCACTTGATCTAAGTTCCCACCAGTCGCCACAGAACGAAGAACGATATCTCGGTCTGTTAGCATTCCCACTAATTGACCGTTATCGACTACTGGAACAGACCCAATATTGTACTGACTCATAATTTGCGCTGCCTTAATTACTGAATCTTGTGTTGTTACTGTTGCAAGATTGCCAGACATAATTTCACGGATTGTTTGTGACATTTATGTACCTCCTGTTTCTTGTTA belongs to Desulfuribacillus stibiiarsenatis and includes:
- the cybH gene encoding Ni/Fe-hydrogenase, b-type cytochrome subunit codes for the protein MTNNGLKKDVYVWELPVRFFHWVNALCIVVLLATGYFIYNPFLHAPGTEANDYFVMGTARFVHFVTAYVFIANLLFRFYWFFAGNQYAKIKFWKKEWWIGLKDVILFYLFIKKEEPHFTGHNPLAEISYLFFIWVGSFFIILTGLTMQAEIYTTGFLYDITSWFASMMSNSVNTRVLHHMLAWSFVLFIVAHLYTALRHDFLSKSGATSSIITGYKTEETHDADHK
- a CDS encoding nickel-dependent hydrogenase large subunit, which codes for MSQRVVIDPITRIEGHLRVEIDVNENNVIGDALSSGTMIRGLEQILVGRDPRDAWAYVQRICGVCTTVHALASLRAVEDALDIRIPKNASLIRDIMNLTQYVHDHVVHFYHLHALDWVDVVSALSADPNETSQIAQSISSWPNSSPGYFRDVQNRLKSFVESGQLGIFSNAYWGHPAYKLPSAVNLLAVTHYLEALEWQKDIVKIHTIFGGKNPHPHYVVGGVASAIDINSDNAINTEKLNQVERLINKAIQVVEQMYIPDLMAIASFYKDWTYGKGIGNYMTFGDFAAPGKDIRDTDSYLFPSGVILNGDLSTVHEVSLTDPEHIQEFVDFTWLKYSDDKPGVGKHPWAGETTFDYTGPKSYKELDMTRPYTWNKAPRWKGHAVEVGPLARILVGYAKGVKEVKEVTDWAAGTLDVPLTALMSTLGRTAARGLETKLLVNRLKDTFNALVANIKAGDTVTFDKTKFDPSTWHRAGKTLQGVGWTEAPRGGLAHYIVIEDQKIKNYQAVVPSTWNASPRDLNGARGAYEAALIGTPMADPHQPLEVIRTIHSFDPCLACAVHLVDKEKREITQVNVIR
- a CDS encoding LL-diaminopimelate aminotransferase, whose product is MMSDSFIQQLFADRIGGNQFGKDTVLYKFEKIKRAKAAAKKAHPDVELIDMGVGEPDEMADEGIVRTLAEEAAKPENRGYADNGVAEFKVAAAQYLEKVFGVTGIDPEKEVNHAIGSKPALAMMPAAFINPGDITIMTVPGYPVMGTHTKWLGGEVVNLPLTAENNFLPDIDSLTEDQKKRAKLLYINYPNNPTGASATKEFYEKIVQFAKANDIIVISDSAYAALTFDGEKPLSFLSVEGAKEVGVEIHSLSKAYNMTGWRMAFVAGNELVVKAFATVKDNNDSGQFIPIQKAAMYGLQNPEITEKISEKYSRRHNMLVDVLNEIGFQVKKPKGSFYLYVAIPKGIKGGRSFASAEEFCQYLITEKLISTVPWDDAGNFIRFSVTFQAKGEAAEKKVIEEIRCRLTDVEFEF
- a CDS encoding DUF2225 domain-containing protein — protein: MEKQQVSPLYQVSFTCPNCTYNFMSSKVRTSFIKTQKTDTDFCIHYAGVNPDFYLVRVCPCCGFSFTDNFKARFTPVVQQRIENLITKKWNHKDYRGERSLQDALTVYKIALLCAQLLDESDVVIGGLCFKIACFYRFQEDTEQELRFLQNALDCYMEFFQNESNVQVDEAKMIYLMAELQRRLGDYRGAIKWFDRVIKDKSITNIAIIKKAREQWQVAKEQLKELETTSHPNVDSAT
- a CDS encoding sulfite exporter TauE/SafE family protein, whose protein sequence is MFDMLVLAIIGFISGFTGSIAGIGGGIIIVPALIYIFGISSQTAAGTSLAVMVFIAISAVSTFAKQGRIDFRSASQFIIASAPGAVIGAYIGRGFSEQAFSVFFGILMILISVFLSIDQKHTKSMGPPSARRRFRDITGKEYKYQFNRSFALGVSFCVGLLSSLFGIGGGALMVPAMIMLFSFPPHIATATSMLVILATSVFGSISHFLLGNIQWYYVLLLAPGAYVGGVIGAIIAKRLNSKILFAILRLIIFLVALRMILL
- a CDS encoding hydrogenase small subunit, with the translated sequence MKETFYEYVQKRGISRKDFLKFCTAITAMMGLDASLTPKVVEALETKERIPVIYKHFQECTGCSESFIRTAHPVVADLILDMISLDYHDTLMAAAGHQAREAAHMTKEKYKGGYILACEGSIPLADGGIHSMVDGKTQLELFREYEKDCMAIIAYGSCAAFGNVQAAHPNPTQATPIYKLTNKPVINVPGCPPIAEVMAGVITHILTFGIPELDIRKRPKVFYRHRIHDNCQRRPFFDAGMFVESFDDEGAKLGWCLYKMGCKGPVTYNSCANMKWNEGTCWPVESGNPCLGCSEDNFWDFGPMFTTLAQVPGTNIIYNPDKVGAAVVGAAAAGVAVHAAATVVVEKMKKDKDTTTSVADQQNKGVSK
- a CDS encoding GGDEF domain-containing protein, with the protein product MLELMKKAFQPIVAEPYTNRNSTVGIVKKHLERKEYIHIIYLDLIQFEQVEQSYGEQYAYEFLNSFTGIINREIKKLLPDTSKLISTHNLWGDDFILLIATKNRIPEEELCKVRTSLDANITQVFSSNLPSYFKDYKGIHVGYTTISPPAKHVEKQFYKALKEAYKIAKRECYNPPQKIMEEFHHILKNKTLESVFQPILSLDSGENYGWEALTRGPQSSFFHSPNDLFPFAERVNSLFALETASRELSIQKIGWMKPNQKLFINVDPSVIKDSQFHQGVTRTMLKKYNLSPQQIVFELTERTAIQNFKTFRKTIEHYRSQGYLIAVDDAGAGYSSLQTIAEIKPDFIKLDMSIIRGIDKDPVKKALLETFVTFSQKINCQLIAEGIETDRELAVVTKLGVHLGQGYYIGKPTFPKELPSKLCIQAIQGLAKRPKVAQWYDRGMVARDLVSYVPAIQEGSIIEEVAELFENQSELQGIVVLDKDSKPSGFLLRQNLYKTLIARYGVALYYRKPIEEIMDTRPLSVQAETPIELVANLAMKRDAQRLYDFIIVMDRDNYLGIITVQNLLESLTQLKIEQARYANPLTGLAGNIIIEKEIEQCIILKQNHRVILYIDVDFFKAYNDTYGFEQGDRFLLLISRILKHVMKGEDNIFIGHVGGDDFVIICPFHKAEKYSKRIIRIYQRLLRYYYNLQEWECQAIIATDRLGRSCVYPLSSLSIAGVLLNRRFADVISVGERAAFLKKEVKKICGNAYLIEGQNISY
- a CDS encoding HyaD/HybD family hydrogenase maturation endopeptidase encodes the protein MTNIIAMGIGNTLCTDEGLGVKAIYQLMEQNWHESIELIDGACDGLKLLEFIERADKLLIIDAINADEEPGTIVQIEDDEVPLYTGIRLSTHQGTLQELLGLAKFRGMYPEKLILLGVQPGSLEWGTELSDPIAQSMPEILQRAEAILREWEKEI